The sequence ATTAAAACCtatttttgtctactttccggtggttagtgtggtgattAGCTCCTAGCTACTCCAAAGCTAGAAATTTACTGTCTCAATGTTAGAATAAGGACGCTGCAAAAGCTTCAGACCTTAAGGCTTGCGCAACCAGACATACTTGAGTAGCATAGTAAATGTTGGATAACAAACCTTCGAGCAACAAATTAGGTTTTGTCCGGCATTTGTATGGAGGCTCGCAACTGTGCGTCTGGTCACTTTTTGTTAGACtaaatatgttttatttttctaccATCAACAGGTTGTAAAAATGTACTCCAAGGTGTCGTAACTTGTCGCGCATTCGGAACGAACCCCAAAGCTAAGCTGCGCAAAGTATTGGTTGTGTCGAAACTAACGCGACTAGAATTCGAGAAAACCCGTGACCAAGCCCTCAGCGATGAAAGGCTGGAGCATAAAATTCGCAACCGCGGCTCGGACTACGATGCGATGAAATACTATCACCACCTGCACAAGGATGTCGAGGCAGAGGTGGTGAAATCATTCCGCGAGCAAGGAATCGAAGTGAAGGTCGTAACGCGATTGACCATCAACAAGCATCTCCTGCGATGGGCAGACATGTTGGTGCCCGTTGGAGGCGATGGAACGTTCCTGCTGGCAGCCGGGCGTGCTAGTCCGTTCATATTGAACGGATCGAGCAAGATGCCCGTAGTGGGATTCAATTCGGATCCTAGGAGATCGGAGGGAAGGCTTATGCTTCCCAAGCACTACTCCAGTAACGTAGAGGAAGCCGTAAAACGTATCATTTCCGGCGACTTCAACTGGATGCAGCGATCACGAATCCGGATAACGCTAATAGGAGCAACTACGACGGAACGTCCACCGCCAATCGATTTACATGAGTACAACGTGGCTCAGGTGGAACATAAAGATGTGATCAATGGTTCTGAGGAAGGCAGCAACAATAGGATTTTACCGTACTTAGCGTTAAACGAGGTATGTTTGCGTAATGTTTGAACGTTCTTTGCgatcatttgatttattttcacTCCAGGTGTTCATCGGAGAAATGCTGTCAGCACGAGTTTCTCATCTTCACCTTCGACTCGACAAATCGGACGTGGTAACGAAAACCAAAAGCTCTGGGTTGTGCGTCAGCACGGGGACCGGCTCCACATCGTGGCTGACGAGCATGAACCGACT comes from Armigeres subalbatus isolate Guangzhou_Male chromosome 2, GZ_Asu_2, whole genome shotgun sequence and encodes:
- the LOC134210556 gene encoding NAD kinase 2, mitochondrial, which gives rise to MYKATHFGRTFAGCKNVLQGVVTCRAFGTNPKAKLRKVLVVSKLTRLEFEKTRDQALSDERLEHKIRNRGSDYDAMKYYHHLHKDVEAEVVKSFREQGIEVKVVTRLTINKHLLRWADMLVPVGGDGTFLLAAGRASPFILNGSSKMPVVGFNSDPRRSEGRLMLPKHYSSNVEEAVKRIISGDFNWMQRSRIRITLIGATTTERPPPIDLHEYNVAQVEHKDVINGSEEGSNNRILPYLALNEVFIGEMLSARVSHLHLRLDKSDVVTKTKSSGLCVSTGTGSTSWLTSMNRLSTNNVKDLIDIIKRRTQASSLNGIDPEAVSEEYNHNLVYPPDDPRLCYSIREQICVGVWPNPKGLESRGFAKQITVKSRCIDASLVIDGSIAYNFNDGAKALLEVHPEDALQTIDMK